aaaatatatgtatgtattttttaaccAGCGCCTGGACGAGATCATGAAGAGAACAAGACGTTCAGACACAGTCGAGAAGGTAAAGGcagaacagaaacagaaatgtgGACGTCCGACTAACCACAAAGAACCTGTGTGTTCACTCTCTTTGTATTCTTTCCCATCTGTAGAAAGTTGTCCCCAACAGGAACGGAGACGGCGCTGGTAACTACATTTTTTTACTTCTATAATCATACATTCTTTAATTATTCTGAAAACTGAATAACCATTTTTTTGCAGGAATATAACTCTCCTGTTGTACATTTCAAATTGTTCCACTTCAGTTGTTCCCACGATGTTGTCTCTGAGAGCCGTGTtggttttctctcctcttcagtGACACCTGCCACTCCGAGTCCATCCGCAGTGACGGCGGCACCGACGCACAACAGCAATGGCAACGGTCGCCAACCTGAGCCCAACACCACAACACTGAGCCATTCTGACCAGAGGTAGATTTACAGCAAACATAATATACAATATGCACGTGTTTGGGGTTATATTTTGTCACATTGGTGGCTGTAATGAGGGTAACattttcctctccatcttctgTTTTTCCAGGGAGAACGGGGAGTTTGAAGAGGTGATCGTACTGCCTTCGCATTCCAGGTTGTCTCCtcctgagggagaggaggagcagcagcaggtggaggagagagttCCTGTCTTAGCCTTCACGGAGAACGGCCTCCTAAAGCCTCTGAGTGGAGTAGAGGATATCTCAGCCCAGCAGGGACCCGGTCAGTGAGCGTCCTCTTTGCCCACGAACCCTTCTCTGGTATATTCTCTTCGTATTGGTTGCAGAAGAAGTCTCTCACTGCAGTTATATTTTGGTGTCATCATCCTCTAAATATGATCTGATAACGTTTCCTCTTCTGTGACTCTGGAGGGAGTTTGACAAAGTCAGGGGACATTATGATGTGATCAGGGTAATTTCTTGGATTGAGCTCGATGCTTTTCcagaaaacattgtaaacatttggCATGGAGTTTGAAAGATGTGGACATTTAACCAGCAGGGAGGATCTTCATCCGGGTCTATACACGCATGATCCAGAAGCACAATAAAACTACACCtaagtctttttattttattgcttcTCAGGTGTCAACATCAAAACTTATTacacatttcttgttttttcatttgtgtgtgtctttctgttcCTTCTCCtgacctccctctccctcttcgcTTCGCACTGACCCCCCATTGTCAGGTCGAAATGGGCAGTTGACTTAATTTAGGAGGTGTTTTTTAGCCAGCAGCTGACGGTTTTTCTTTGTTGCCCTTGTTTGTTTAGATGTTGCCTGATGCCCTGTTAGACCGAGATGATCCCACAcccagagagacaggaagtgggatgGCCAGAGAGAGATATCGCAGAGCTGTCGGATTGAACCGAAGGAAGGACTCGCTGCAGCGGTCAGACCCTTCCGGAGGTTCGATTTTCTCCACCTCCCACGACAGAAGAGCACCGCAGCCATTTCCCAAAGATCTCCCCAAAGCATCTTCAGAGAGGAGTTACTTTTCCCTCAGCAAACTGTGGGGAATAGATCGTCTCTCTATAACTTGATTACACTCAGTCACAAAGTTCTGTGTGCAGCCCCAACTACCCCTGATTCTGAAGTGAATGTCTGGAAATCACTGGAGGTTTGAATGCCTATTCCATGTTTTGACTCctgtgttttgtatgtgtgtgtgtgtgtgcgtgtgcgtgtgtttgtgtttgtgcggaCGAGAGACTAATAATGACGTAAACTGAGATCAGATGTAAAGTCTCCAGCCGATACTTGAAGAGATTTTCCGTTGCTGTAGACACACTGTAAGCGGATCGAGGTTAGCAACGTGACGTTTGAACTGGAACTCGCACAACAGGCTCCGAATTACAAGGTTTCATGAACGCGTTTTGCTCTCTTTAACTAGAACCTCATAACTATAGATTTTCAATGTTCACATTGAAATGTTACAGAAGAAATGGGATAAGGAATAATGTCGGTGCATAAAGTTGTATTAAGACTACAGGAaagtcatgtaatgtaatatattgttGCTGTGTCTCCAGTGTTTAAGACTAGAGGTTATTATTGGGGTTGAGGCAGGGGCGCTGGAGTATTATGGAGTTTAAGTTAAATAATGACAAGATGAAAACACTGTCACCTGAGAATTAGTGTGTAAACtactgattttatttttgtttagttttatttaattgctGTACAGATGAAATGTGATTCTTTGTTTCGTCCTCAATGgcgtctttgtgtttttaaattgagaaaaaaaaagaatatgctTTTGACTTTTAAGTCCGGCCCTTTTCCTTTCGTTTGTTGACCCTTTTACATTTACCCCGTCGGTGCTGCATCCCGCGTCCAGTTCCACTACGTCGAACTCGGCCGATGTCGGAGGAGTCCGCTGTAGCTTAGCCACCTTGTGTTGGGAGGTGGACTTTTATTTTCGTCAAGCAAATACAAAAATGGTTTCAAATCATTTGCTGGTGAAGTTTAATCTGAAATAATCTGATTCGTTTGATCATTTTTTGATGAAGGATTCGAGAAGAAATGCTGCTAATGTTGACGTTCCTTTGCCTTACCGCATTATAGAGAGAATGAGGGGACTTGTCTTTCTCACTGAAATGAAGTTATGCATTCTCAGCCTGAGCTTTGACATTCTGGCCTCATGCCAGATTCATTTTAAGTTTATGAATACTCATGATGAAAGGTTATGTCATCATATAAAAGGTCAAACAACTGGTCCTTTTATAGAACTTGTAATGAAAGACAAGAGAAGGGGATTAAAGTAAACCACTGGAACTGAACCATTACACTTCTGTGATAGTCACTTCCGGTAACGCTGCTCTCTTGGCATTTATTTCTCAAACCTTTGCACTTACGTTTCCTCTTTGTTCAAATCTCGCAgcaccaccaaaaaaaaggagggaaacTTCTCGGTTACGTAGCGCTGGTGTTCCGCCAGTCGTACGAAGCATTCTGTTCAGCTTGACTTGATAAATTGCTTGTAAATAACATTATACATATCCtataaattatgtttaaaagCCAAAATATTTTACTAAGACTGACCACGAGGCTCGGAAAACTAACACGCCCTTTACTTCACAAGAGGCTGTGGGATGAGATCTTTGAACCACTGTAAAGATGTAATGTTTGGCAGGTAAATAAAACTTTTTGAAATGATTATACTATTCAACGATGTGGTATTGCAATGATTTTCTcctgatctaaaaaaaaatgaatagtgGGAAGATAATCCAAGATAATTTACAGTGCACATTGAAAACATGTAATACTTTGTAGATTTATTTTAGCATTAAATCAAAACAACTACCAACAAACAgccattctttttttgttttgttttttacttgagaaaagagaaaatgaacagTTCGACcaagaaaatatgtacatttattgaaaagtaaattaatagaaaaaaagtccaaagacaaaatatatattcaagtgCGTCTCCATTCAACTAAGGGACTTGATGTCAAGTTGGTGAAGTTGACCATGTGCACTAAGCCGGGATGTTGGCCTGTGGTGTGCTAACACCCAGCATGTTGTAATGTCCACTCGTGTAACAAACGGGAGCAGTTGTAGTCCTTTTGCACAACTTTTCGTCACTGGATTGCAGGGAATCAAATTGCGGCAGTTTCACCAGTAGAATGTGTTGGTGAGGAAACTGGCAGCAGAGTTGAGCCAACTTCCACTGGAATCTTTCTTCGCTGTGGTGCGGGAAATTGCTCGGTCGACCgctctctccgggctctcctcttcttctgggaGGTAGTCTGGTAGAGGCGAGTTTCGCTTCACCGCCACTCCAGATTGTTGGTTTAGAGATATAAAAATCTAAAGAAAAACGAGTGGAGAGAGGTTATAGGGAGTTCAATGTGAACTCACAATCCTTGGTTCATTCTCATGTGGATACTCACATAGCATACTGTCAAAATGTGTGCTTTATGATCACCACTCACCTCTTCTCCTGCCTCATTCTTAACCACCTGCTGAGCTGACAACACCTTCGTGGCGGCAATGGCAGATGCCAGACTCTGGAAATTCAAAACATCAGGGAAAAGGGTGACAGGAATTAACAGACATCAGCTAAAGATCAGATTAACTGTTTTAGTTCTCCAGATTCCTGCAACAAATGTATATCAGCAGATTTgataatgaaatacaaatgttgacTATAACTCCAGGGGTATGAACTGATATATTAACTGGCCAGTTACTTCCTAAGTAGAAGCTGATAGAAAACGTTGTCTCTGTGGTTTACCTCAGTGGGCAGGTCAGAACGGATGCGGACCGTGCATCTCTTGGAAGCCATCTGGAAGGTGAAGCTGATCACTCCTTTGACCTTGAGAAGAGCCTCCTCACACAAACCTCGTTGGTCCTTGATACGAGAGGGAGAATGTTAGTTAACATTAGTAACTTGCTGCAATAAttctacaaataataataagtatagTTGCGTGTGTGTCAGTCAATGAGTCTACTCACCGTGCTGTCCAGCCCCTGGATGTGAAGAGTGACAGACTTGGCCTTCTTCTGGGTGGAGTTGATAAAGAACTGGGATTTCTTTCGATTCTCCCTCTCAGGTATGCGTGGCACAGTTGCACTCAGAATGTTATACAACTCCTGGGCCAAATCCGTGATGTCAACAGACAGATCCTCCCTATATGGAGACATATTGGATTTAATGTAGCCTGGTTCCAGAACCCTGAAAAGTACCAAACCATCAGTGCTATAACATGAAATAGTAAATGTAAATGAGGAAAAAAGTAATGTAGTTAAAAACGTAGACAGTTCAAGCAAGACTGCAAGTGGAAAAACATGAGCGCACCATTCGAGCAGCCCTCCAAAAAAACATCCCCTCACCTCCCAGTTAGATTCTCCAGGCTCACCATCATACCCAGTTCACTCTTCATGGTGGAGATGTTGGGGGTCAACTCAGCCAAGTAGCGCATGGTCTGAGGACAAAAGATGGATTTAAATATGCAGTACGTTTATGACAACGGGTCCACCCAGCGATCCTACATGTCAGAATGTGCTAATGGTGTATTTTAAAGTGAATTCAGCAGGAGAGGACAACCACGAGCTTCCATCACCCACCTGGAGAGTTGCGAGCAGCACGTCCGGATTCTGGTGGTCCAGGAAGAGAACCAGCCCGGGGAGACAGCCCTCATCCTGGACTATCACCTCTCGGTTCTGCGGCTCCGAGGCCAGGTCCCGCAGCTGACTCACTACCGACAGTGCATCCATCATCTTCGTTAGCTTCACCTGAACCCGAGAATGGTACCGTAAAAGTAAGCGTGTCGTTAGCCCGATTTAAGGTAAACGTTCGGCGCTGTGAtgaacgttaaaaaaaaaagcaaatggaCGTCATAACCGGATGATTTTAGATAACGTGGCGGCCACTGGTGTGTGTTTAAGCTATGAACCTCGAAGTAAGGAGACCCTTTTTTAACTCTAAAGTAAGTTGTCCTGTCAAGTCGCATAGCAAACGCTGACGTCATGGCTAGCTAGAGAAGCTAACGCTCGCTACGTTTGGCCCGTGAAGAAGCTGACCAACTTAAGAAAAACACAGTTTATTTCGGTCCGTTGCGCCGTTTGAACACACACGTATAATATGTACACAAAAATAACCATATAAATACCCCGAAAGTACGACGATTGTGGTGAAATTACGTTTGTTTGTGATGTGTTCTTACCCAAGAGGAGAAGCAGCTCGTGTACAACAATACAAATTAGGTGCCCGGATTTGTGGCACGCTATTGGTCGAGTAGCCGTTGCCTCCGCTGAACGATCGCCCGCTCCTATTGGTTCCTTTAGACCAGCGCTGTGACTACAGCCAATCAGGGGAGTCgatgctgctgcagctttaTTTGACTTCACGCGCAGCCTTGCATCCCGGACGCGTGagctgagaggaagaagaagaaaaaaatctgcaaGTTCTTGATGTTTATCTGCATTTACAGTTTAAATAACTGGATACCATGAAGATATCGTACAAGCGTAGCACGGTTTGACGAGAAAAGTCCTCAGTAAGTAGATTCATTCAGCTCACTTCGCATGTTTCCTGG
The nucleotide sequence above comes from Cyclopterus lumpus isolate fCycLum1 chromosome 24, fCycLum1.pri, whole genome shotgun sequence. Encoded proteins:
- the armc1l gene encoding armadillo repeat containing 1, like, producing MMDALSVVSQLRDLASEPQNREVIVQDEGCLPGLVLFLDHQNPDVLLATLQTMRYLAELTPNISTMKSELGMMVSLENLTGREDLSVDITDLAQELYNILSATVPRIPERENRKKSQFFINSTQKKAKSVTLHIQGLDSTDQRGLCEEALLKVKGVISFTFQMASKRCTVRIRSDLPTESLASAIAATKVLSAQQVVKNEAGEEIFISLNQQSGVAVKRNSPLPDYLPEEEESPERAVDRAISRTTAKKDSSGSWLNSAASFLTNTFYW